Proteins found in one Amycolatopsis aidingensis genomic segment:
- a CDS encoding site-2 protease family protein, with translation MAATSEHRPGGSGRRAVVDGGLLLFRIDGVPVLLAPSWWIGSLLIVVLYAPLVDELLPGAGVGTSWALAAAFAILLGLSVLAHELGHCVVALRLGIPVRRLRLFLLGGLSEVSRTPRQPRHEGLVAGAGPVVSLLLAALCALLLLAVPAEGPVWLLVAQCAVANLAVGVFNLLPGLPLDGGRLLRAGVWSLTGTRERGTRAAVIGGGVVAAALLVWALWGLATGSPDRWLRLGVCVVTAWFVAIGASRELANEGRRSWPDGLELADLVRPVLQLPAESPVADALAAAAGRGVVLVRADGVAAGLLDEQAAGKLAAGAPQAPAELAAEPISAETVLLSSEPGEEVAERVRDTPAWQFLVVDEEGRPSGVLHRDDLRAALAAGRRPG, from the coding sequence ATGGCCGCGACCAGCGAACACAGGCCAGGGGGCTCCGGGCGGCGGGCCGTCGTGGACGGCGGGTTACTGCTGTTCCGGATCGACGGCGTCCCGGTGCTGCTCGCCCCGTCCTGGTGGATCGGCTCGCTGCTGATCGTGGTGCTCTACGCCCCGCTGGTGGACGAGTTGCTGCCGGGCGCGGGCGTCGGGACCTCCTGGGCGCTCGCGGCCGCCTTCGCGATACTGCTCGGGCTGTCGGTACTCGCGCACGAGCTCGGTCACTGCGTGGTGGCCCTGCGCCTCGGCATCCCCGTCCGCAGGCTGCGGCTGTTCCTGCTCGGCGGGTTGTCCGAGGTGTCCCGTACCCCACGGCAGCCGCGCCACGAGGGCCTGGTCGCCGGGGCGGGACCGGTGGTGTCCCTGCTGCTGGCCGCGCTGTGCGCCCTGTTGCTGCTGGCGGTGCCCGCTGAGGGCCCGGTGTGGCTGCTGGTCGCGCAGTGCGCGGTGGCGAACCTGGCGGTCGGCGTGTTCAACCTGCTGCCGGGCCTTCCGCTGGACGGCGGCAGACTGCTGCGGGCCGGGGTGTGGTCGCTCACCGGCACCAGGGAGCGCGGCACCAGGGCCGCGGTGATCGGCGGCGGGGTGGTCGCGGCGGCGTTGCTGGTGTGGGCGCTGTGGGGGCTGGCGACCGGCAGCCCGGACCGCTGGCTGCGACTGGGGGTCTGCGTGGTGACCGCCTGGTTCGTGGCGATCGGCGCGAGCAGGGAGCTGGCCAACGAGGGCCGCCGCAGCTGGCCGGACGGCCTGGAGCTGGCCGACCTGGTCCGGCCGGTGCTGCAACTGCCTGCGGAGAGCCCGGTCGCCGACGCGCTGGCGGCCGCCGCGGGCAGGGGAGTGGTGCTGGTCCGCGCCGACGGCGTTGCGGCCGGCCTGCTGGACGAGCAGGCCGCGGGGAAACTGGCGGCGGGCGCCCCGCAGGCGCCCGCCGAGCTGGCCGCCGAGCCGATCAGCGCGGAGACCGTGCTGCTGTCCTCGGAGCCGGGGGAAGAGGTGGCCGAGCGGGTCCGGGACACCCCGGCATGGCAGTTCCTTGTGGTGGACGAGGAGGGGCGGCCCTCCGGGGTGCTGCACCGGGACGACCTGCGGGCCGCGCTGGCCGCCGGCCGCCGTCCCGGCTGA
- a CDS encoding RecB family exonuclease, with protein MAGTQTAIEPSPTDGPPGGRRPALSPSRAADFKQCPLLYRFRAVDRIPEAPSKAQLRGTLVHSVLEKLFALPQAERVPEKAKELLGPAWSELTEERPEWTELFPEGDQQEIAGWLDSAAKLVDSYFGLEDPRRLDPEACELHVETELGSGVLLRGYIDRLDVAPTGEIRVVDYKTGAAPREIGEAKAMFQMKFYAVVLWRLRGIVPRQLKLMYLTDGQSLAYTPDEPELRRFERTLEAIWQAILRAGKTGDFRPNPSKLCGWCDHQSRCPSFGGTPPEYPGWPEPDPGEESPLDRAD; from the coding sequence ATGGCAGGTACACAGACAGCGATCGAGCCATCGCCGACGGACGGACCGCCAGGAGGGCGCAGGCCCGCGCTTTCGCCATCCCGGGCGGCCGACTTCAAGCAGTGCCCGCTGCTGTACCGCTTCCGCGCGGTCGACCGGATCCCCGAGGCGCCGAGCAAGGCGCAGCTGCGCGGCACGCTGGTGCACTCCGTGCTGGAGAAGCTGTTCGCCCTGCCCCAGGCCGAGCGGGTACCGGAGAAGGCCAAGGAGCTGCTGGGGCCCGCGTGGAGTGAGCTGACCGAGGAACGTCCGGAATGGACCGAGCTGTTCCCGGAGGGGGATCAGCAGGAGATCGCAGGCTGGCTGGACTCGGCGGCAAAGCTGGTGGACTCCTACTTCGGCCTCGAGGACCCGCGACGGCTCGATCCGGAGGCCTGCGAGCTGCATGTGGAGACCGAGCTGGGATCGGGCGTGCTGCTGCGCGGCTACATCGACCGGCTGGACGTCGCACCGACGGGTGAGATCCGGGTGGTTGACTACAAGACAGGGGCGGCGCCGAGGGAGATCGGCGAGGCCAAGGCGATGTTCCAGATGAAGTTCTACGCGGTGGTGCTGTGGCGGCTGCGCGGCATCGTGCCCCGCCAGCTCAAGCTGATGTACCTCACCGACGGGCAGTCGCTGGCCTACACCCCGGACGAGCCCGAGCTGCGCCGGTTCGAACGCACCCTCGAAGCGATCTGGCAAGCCATCCTCCGCGCGGGCAAGACCGGCGACTTCCGGCCGAACCCGAGCAAGCTGTGCGGCTGGTGCGACCATCAGTCCCGGTGCCCCTCCTTCGGCGGCACCCCGCCGGAGTACCCGGGCTGGCCGGAACCGGACCCCGGCGAGGAAAGTCCGCTCGACCGTGCCGACTGA